A window of Paraburkholderia bryophila contains these coding sequences:
- a CDS encoding DMT family transporter has product MDKTTNGWLSGMIGVLIFSGSLPATRIAVQGLDPVFLTVARATIAGTLGLLLLLVFRQARPARRDLIPLVVVALGVVVGFPLLTALALRHVNAAHAVVFVGLLPLATAIFGVLRGGERPQPAFWVFSALGSSAVVAFALRHGIDASPIGDALMLAAIIVCGLGYAEGARLSRHLGGWQVISWALVLSLPLMLPLAWWTRPASFDGVSHAALWGLAYVSLFSMLIGFVFWYRGLALGGIAGVGQLQLLQPFFGLLLAGLLLHEEVPLAMILVTVVVVACVAGARRFARAAPARPAI; this is encoded by the coding sequence ATGGACAAGACAACCAACGGCTGGCTAAGCGGCATGATCGGCGTGCTGATTTTCAGCGGCTCGCTGCCGGCCACGCGTATCGCCGTGCAAGGTCTCGACCCGGTGTTCCTGACGGTTGCCCGCGCCACCATCGCCGGCACGCTCGGTCTGCTGTTATTGCTGGTGTTCCGCCAGGCCCGTCCCGCCCGTCGCGATCTGATTCCGCTGGTGGTCGTCGCCCTCGGCGTGGTGGTCGGCTTCCCGCTATTGACGGCGCTGGCGTTGCGTCACGTGAACGCGGCGCATGCGGTGGTGTTCGTCGGCCTGCTGCCGCTCGCTACCGCGATCTTCGGCGTGCTGCGCGGCGGCGAGCGCCCGCAACCGGCGTTCTGGGTATTCTCCGCGCTCGGCAGCAGCGCGGTGGTCGCGTTCGCGTTGCGTCACGGCATCGACGCATCGCCCATCGGCGATGCGCTGATGCTGGCCGCGATCATCGTGTGCGGTCTGGGCTATGCGGAAGGCGCGCGTCTGTCGCGCCACCTCGGCGGCTGGCAGGTGATTTCGTGGGCGCTGGTGCTGTCGTTGCCGCTGATGCTGCCGCTCGCGTGGTGGACCCGGCCCGCGTCATTCGACGGCGTCAGTCACGCCGCGCTGTGGGGCCTCGCGTATGTGTCGCTGTTCAGCATGCTGATCGGTTTCGTGTTCTGGTATCGCGGCCTCGCGCTCGGCGGCATCGCCGGGGTCGGTCAGTTGCAATTGCTGCAGCCGTTCTTCGGCCTGTTGCTGGCCGGCTTGCTGTTGCATGAAGAGGTCCCGCTCGCGATGATCCTCGTCACCGTCGTGGTGGTGGCCTGCGTGGCGGGCGCCCGGCGCTTCGCGCGGGCGGCGCCGGCACGGCCCGCGATCTGA
- a CDS encoding aminotransferase-like domain-containing protein, whose product MAESESNRAASGTRVGTVMDSLRERIASRSLMPGARVPSIRAMTETLGVSKSTVVEAYDRLVAEGAIVARRGSGFFVSGHAPPLALADLGPRLDREVDPLWLTRQSLQAGSKVLKPGCGWMPPSWLPEDGVRRALRAVARDPQAPLAEYASPYGLPALRQQLAWRLAQHGVDAPPEQIVLTDSGTHSLDLVCRFLLEPGDTVLIDDPCYFNFQALLRAHRARIVGVPYTPSGPDLAAFERALIEHRPRLYVTNSAIHNPTGATLAPAVAHRVLKLAGEHDLLIVEDDIFADFEDEAAPRLAAFDGLARVVSIGSFSKTLSAAARCGYIAARPEWVESLIDLKLATSFGNGQLNASVVHRLLVDGTYRRHLESMRAKLADAMGETIRRLGYAGLDIWTRPRAGMFVWARLPDALDAADIARHALEVGVVFAPGNVFSASQSAAGFLRFNVSQCNRPKVYEVLQRAMEATAASRQQAHA is encoded by the coding sequence ATGGCGGAAAGCGAGAGTAACCGTGCGGCCTCGGGCACGCGTGTCGGCACGGTGATGGACAGTCTGCGCGAGCGCATTGCGAGCCGCTCGCTGATGCCGGGCGCGCGCGTGCCGTCGATCCGCGCGATGACGGAGACACTCGGCGTGTCGAAGTCGACGGTGGTGGAGGCCTACGACCGGCTGGTCGCGGAAGGCGCGATCGTCGCGCGGCGCGGTTCGGGTTTTTTCGTGTCGGGTCACGCGCCGCCGCTTGCGCTCGCCGATCTCGGGCCGCGTCTCGATCGGGAGGTCGATCCGCTGTGGCTCACGCGTCAGTCGCTGCAAGCGGGTTCGAAAGTGCTGAAGCCGGGTTGCGGCTGGATGCCGCCTTCGTGGTTGCCGGAAGACGGCGTGCGCCGCGCGTTGCGGGCCGTGGCGCGCGATCCGCAGGCGCCGCTCGCCGAATACGCCAGTCCGTACGGTTTGCCGGCGCTGCGTCAGCAGCTGGCGTGGCGGCTCGCGCAGCATGGCGTCGACGCGCCGCCGGAGCAGATCGTGCTGACCGACAGCGGCACGCACTCGCTCGATCTGGTGTGCCGGTTCCTGCTCGAACCGGGCGACACCGTGTTGATCGACGACCCGTGCTACTTCAACTTTCAGGCGTTGTTGCGCGCGCATCGCGCGCGGATCGTCGGTGTGCCTTATACGCCGTCGGGTCCCGATCTGGCGGCGTTCGAGCGGGCGCTGATCGAGCATCGCCCGCGGCTCTATGTGACCAATTCGGCGATCCACAATCCGACCGGCGCGACGCTGGCGCCGGCCGTCGCGCACCGGGTGCTGAAGCTGGCGGGCGAACACGATCTGCTGATCGTCGAGGACGACATCTTCGCCGATTTCGAAGACGAAGCCGCGCCACGGCTTGCCGCGTTCGACGGGCTCGCGCGGGTGGTGTCGATCGGCAGTTTTTCGAAAACGCTGTCTGCGGCGGCGCGTTGCGGCTACATCGCCGCGCGCCCCGAATGGGTGGAATCGTTGATCGATCTGAAGCTGGCTACCTCGTTCGGCAATGGCCAGCTCAACGCGAGCGTCGTGCATCGGTTGCTGGTGGACGGTACTTACCGGCGTCATCTGGAGTCGATGCGCGCGAAGCTCGCCGACGCGATGGGCGAGACGATCAGGCGGCTCGGCTACGCGGGCCTCGATATCTGGACCCGGCCACGCGCCGGCATGTTCGTGTGGGCGCGTCTGCCCGATGCGCTCGACGCGGCCGATATCGCGCGTCATGCGCTGGAAGTAGGGGTGGTGTTCGCGCCGGGCAATGTGTTCAGCGCGTCGCAATCGGCGGCCGGGTTCCTGCGCTTTAACGTGTCACAGTGCAATCGCCCGAAGGTCTACGAAGTGCTGCAACGGGCGATGGAAGCAACGGCTGCCTCCCGGCAGCAGGCGCACGCCTGA
- a CDS encoding TAXI family TRAP transporter solute-binding subunit has product MLKRLLAGWLGLALLVASSLICAEPTHYKIVTGPERGTYIQIGQDLSKWVAQPAGIDLEVMASKGSAENVQRMRFEPGVKLALVQSDVYQAYIDMANAGNADAGTAIRPLRLIMPLYDEEINVVVRADSPMKTFADIKDKSISVGLLGSGTAQSATTLYHLMFGQPIPEQNIQHLSNEDALAALIVKKVDVAIIVVGQPAKLFNDMNPELLNQLRLLRADPAAPETARAKQTYFPATIRAGSYPNWLKEDTPTLTVKAFLVTYDYGLRDTVVNLNRFADSLCANFDNLQEHGHPKWKQVKLELPTLVRGWKYYSPVEKHLRACLTNKSAAMNAAAAQAVQKPRSTCTDQERLLLLCK; this is encoded by the coding sequence ATGCTGAAGAGACTTCTGGCGGGATGGCTGGGGCTGGCGCTGCTGGTCGCCTCTTCTCTGATTTGCGCGGAGCCCACGCACTACAAGATCGTCACCGGTCCGGAGCGCGGCACCTATATCCAGATCGGCCAGGATCTGTCGAAATGGGTGGCGCAGCCGGCGGGCATCGACCTTGAAGTGATGGCGTCGAAGGGCTCGGCCGAGAACGTGCAACGCATGCGCTTCGAGCCCGGCGTGAAGCTCGCGCTGGTGCAATCCGACGTGTATCAGGCGTATATCGACATGGCCAACGCGGGCAATGCCGACGCCGGCACCGCGATCCGGCCGCTGCGCCTCATCATGCCGCTCTATGACGAAGAAATTAACGTCGTGGTGCGAGCCGATTCGCCGATGAAAACCTTCGCCGACATCAAGGACAAATCCATCAGCGTCGGCCTGCTCGGTAGCGGCACCGCGCAATCGGCCACCACGCTCTATCACCTGATGTTCGGCCAGCCGATTCCCGAACAGAACATCCAGCACCTGAGCAACGAAGACGCGCTGGCCGCGTTGATCGTCAAGAAAGTGGACGTGGCGATCATCGTGGTCGGGCAACCGGCGAAACTGTTCAACGACATGAATCCCGAGCTACTGAACCAGCTCCGCCTGCTGCGCGCCGATCCCGCCGCGCCGGAAACCGCGCGCGCCAAACAGACCTATTTCCCCGCGACGATCCGCGCCGGCAGCTACCCGAACTGGCTCAAGGAAGACACGCCCACGCTGACCGTCAAGGCGTTTCTCGTCACCTACGATTACGGGCTGCGCGATACCGTCGTCAATCTGAACCGCTTTGCCGATTCGCTGTGCGCAAACTTCGACAATCTGCAGGAACACGGGCATCCCAAGTGGAAACAGGTGAAGCTCGAACTGCCCACCCTCGTACGCGGATGGAAGTACTACTCGCCGGTCGAGAAGCATTTGCGCGCGTGTCTCACCAACAAGAGCGCGGCGATGAACGCGGCGGCGGCGCAGGCCGTGCAGAAACCGCGCTCTACCTGCACGGATCAGGAGCGCCTGCTTCTGCTGTGCAAGTAG
- a CDS encoding MDR family MFS transporter has product MEQPTTLQSADLTPSPAPVGPRAADHPPIRLLFPALLLVMLLAALDQTIVSTALPTIVGELGGLNNLSWVVTAYLLSSTIVVPLYGKFGDLFGRKIVLQTAIVVFLVGSALCGVAQNMTQLIVLRALQGLGGGGLLVVTMAAIGDVIPPAERGRFQGVFGGVFGLATVIGPLLGGFLVEHLSWRWIFYINLPLGIISLAVIGAVFKPHVRHVKHTIDYMGAAFLAGALTCIILFTSQGGTILPWSSPQLWFTLGIGLVSIWGFIHEERTAVEPIMPLELFKQRTFLLSSLIGFVIGVSLFGSVTFLPLYLQVVKSSTPTQAGMQMLPMMGGLFVMSMVTGRIISKIGKYRIFPIMGTLLAAVAMMLLARLQIDTPIHVMYIDMGILGCGLGMVMQVLILAVQNTVEFKHMGVATSGATLFRSIGGSIGVAAFGAVFSNGLAARLEKLMPPDTELPHALGPAVIHQLPAALREDYLQAFAGALHTVYLSAACVVVLAFALAWLLKDHPLRKH; this is encoded by the coding sequence ATGGAACAACCCACCACCCTTCAATCGGCCGACCTGACGCCCAGCCCAGCGCCAGTGGGTCCGCGAGCGGCCGATCATCCGCCGATCCGCCTGTTGTTTCCGGCGCTGCTGCTGGTGATGCTGCTCGCGGCGCTCGATCAGACGATCGTCTCGACCGCGCTGCCGACCATCGTCGGCGAACTCGGCGGGCTCAACAATCTGTCGTGGGTGGTAACCGCCTACCTGCTCAGCTCGACCATCGTCGTGCCCTTGTACGGCAAATTCGGCGACCTGTTCGGCCGCAAGATCGTGCTGCAGACGGCGATCGTCGTGTTCCTCGTCGGCTCCGCGCTGTGCGGCGTCGCGCAGAACATGACTCAACTGATCGTGCTGCGCGCGCTGCAGGGACTCGGCGGCGGCGGTCTGCTGGTCGTGACGATGGCAGCGATCGGCGACGTGATTCCGCCGGCCGAACGCGGCCGCTTTCAGGGCGTATTCGGCGGCGTGTTCGGTTTGGCAACGGTGATCGGACCGCTGCTCGGCGGCTTTCTTGTCGAGCACCTGTCGTGGCGCTGGATTTTCTACATCAACCTGCCGCTCGGCATCATCTCGCTCGCCGTGATCGGCGCGGTCTTCAAGCCGCATGTGCGCCACGTGAAGCACACCATCGACTACATGGGCGCCGCGTTTCTCGCTGGTGCGCTCACCTGCATCATCCTGTTCACGAGCCAGGGCGGCACGATTCTGCCGTGGTCGTCGCCGCAATTGTGGTTCACGCTGGGCATCGGGCTCGTGTCGATCTGGGGCTTCATTCACGAAGAGCGCACCGCGGTCGAACCGATCATGCCGCTCGAACTTTTCAAACAACGCACGTTTTTGCTGAGCAGCCTGATCGGCTTCGTCATCGGCGTCTCGCTGTTCGGGTCGGTGACGTTCCTGCCGCTCTATCTGCAGGTGGTCAAAAGCTCGACGCCGACGCAAGCCGGCATGCAGATGCTGCCGATGATGGGCGGCCTGTTCGTGATGTCGATGGTGACCGGCCGCATCATCAGCAAGATCGGCAAGTACCGCATCTTTCCGATCATGGGCACCCTGCTCGCGGCCGTCGCCATGATGTTGCTCGCCCGCCTGCAGATCGACACGCCGATTCATGTGATGTATATCGACATGGGCATTCTCGGCTGCGGTCTCGGCATGGTGATGCAGGTGCTGATTCTCGCCGTGCAGAACACGGTCGAGTTCAAACACATGGGCGTGGCCACCTCCGGCGCGACGTTGTTCCGCTCGATCGGCGGCTCGATCGGAGTCGCCGCGTTCGGCGCGGTGTTCTCAAACGGTCTCGCCGCGCGCCTCGAAAAACTGATGCCGCCCGACACCGAATTGCCGCACGCACTCGGGCCCGCTGTGATCCATCAGTTACCCGCCGCATTACGCGAAGATTATCTGCAGGCGTTCGCCGGCGCGTTGCATACGGTGTATCTGTCGGCTGCGTGCGTGGTCGTGCTGGCCTTCGCGTTGGCGTGGCTGCTGAAGGATCATCCGTTGCGCAAGCACTGA
- a CDS encoding TetR/AcrR family transcriptional regulator: protein MARIPSDKQEAKGALQPARRPGRPSGTARGPAQRSRLLDAALVLFARQGIVDTTLGEIAREAGFTPAMMHYYFKTRDQLLDVLIDERFAPLRAGLGVPFQENPDDPVAAITQLARRIVQVASDYPWFPSLWVREVISDGGLLRQRMQERFGNTHQKASLAAIARWQEEGRLNAGLEPALVFVTLLGLTILPLAASKMWRNDPVRSKIGGEEIARHAVALLVQGIGPQKAE, encoded by the coding sequence ATGGCAAGGATTCCGTCAGATAAGCAGGAAGCGAAAGGGGCGCTGCAGCCCGCACGGCGCCCGGGCCGTCCGTCAGGCACCGCGCGCGGCCCGGCGCAGCGCAGCCGCCTGCTCGACGCCGCGCTCGTGCTGTTCGCGCGGCAGGGCATCGTCGACACCACGCTCGGGGAAATTGCCCGCGAGGCGGGTTTCACGCCGGCCATGATGCATTACTACTTCAAGACCCGCGATCAACTGCTCGACGTGCTCATCGACGAACGCTTCGCGCCGTTGCGCGCGGGTCTCGGCGTGCCGTTTCAGGAGAATCCCGACGATCCGGTCGCCGCGATCACGCAACTCGCGCGTCGGATCGTGCAGGTAGCGAGCGATTACCCGTGGTTCCCGTCGCTGTGGGTGCGCGAAGTGATCAGCGACGGCGGTCTGCTGCGTCAGCGCATGCAGGAGCGGTTCGGCAACACGCATCAGAAAGCGTCACTGGCGGCGATCGCGCGCTGGCAGGAGGAAGGCCGTCTGAACGCGGGGCTGGAGCCCGCGCTCGTGTTCGTCACATTGCTGGGATTGACGATTCTGCCGCTGGCGGCGTCGAAGATGTGGCGCAACGATCCTGTGCGCAGCAAGATCGGCGGCGAGGAGATTGCGCGGCATGCGGTCGCGCTGCTGGTGCAAGGGATCGGTCCGCAGAAAGCGGAGTGA
- a CDS encoding response regulator, with amino-acid sequence MNSDTAAARIGGTQQNDTLATSDGLTGFLEQQQKMNGALRLDQATIVLVEDDPDSRESLTLLLEAEGAKVCAVADAEEGVEAALRLLPDAVVCDLDLPAMDGFYLIQRLRDHEIRGDHAPSVAVALTGHTDEAYRLRSIGEGFQHFMTKPALPDDLVTLLHDAIDARAAG; translated from the coding sequence ATGAACAGCGACACCGCAGCCGCACGAATCGGCGGCACGCAGCAGAACGATACATTGGCCACGTCTGACGGCCTAACCGGTTTTTTAGAGCAACAACAGAAAATGAACGGAGCATTGAGACTCGATCAGGCCACGATCGTGCTCGTCGAAGACGACCCGGATAGCCGGGAGTCGTTGACCTTGTTACTCGAAGCAGAGGGCGCGAAGGTCTGCGCCGTCGCGGATGCGGAAGAGGGCGTCGAAGCGGCCTTGCGGCTGTTGCCCGATGCCGTGGTCTGCGACCTCGATTTGCCGGCCATGGACGGTTTCTACCTGATCCAGCGGCTGCGCGATCACGAGATTCGCGGCGATCACGCGCCTTCGGTGGCGGTGGCGCTCACGGGTCACACCGACGAAGCCTACCGCTTGCGCAGCATCGGCGAGGGCTTCCAGCATTTCATGACCAAGCCCGCTTTACCCGACGATCTCGTGACGCTGCTGCACGACGCGATCGACGCGCGCGCGGCAGGTTGA
- a CDS encoding Fur family transcriptional regulator, whose protein sequence is MKTAKLAAKATSAAPAHAHEPGHTHGVSQEAALTLADEYCRERGEKLTPIRRKVLELLLNSGRATKAYSLLDDMRQIHPGSAPPTVYRALDFLLTAGLVHRIESINAFTVCHDLTQCQHGILVVCQQCGNVTELHQPKLRQALVAQIEDAGYRLASDEIELKGLCSACQAAEAEAAAGSAVVVAAK, encoded by the coding sequence ATGAAGACCGCCAAGCTCGCCGCCAAAGCCACCTCCGCCGCTCCTGCGCATGCCCATGAACCGGGGCACACGCACGGCGTTTCGCAGGAAGCCGCGCTGACGCTCGCGGACGAATACTGCCGCGAACGCGGCGAAAAACTCACGCCGATTCGCCGCAAAGTGCTTGAATTGCTGCTGAATTCCGGCCGCGCCACCAAGGCCTATTCGCTGCTCGACGACATGCGCCAGATCCATCCGGGCTCGGCGCCGCCCACGGTGTACCGGGCGCTGGATTTCCTGCTGACCGCCGGGCTCGTGCATCGGATCGAATCGATCAACGCCTTCACGGTGTGCCACGATCTGACGCAGTGCCAGCACGGCATTCTCGTGGTCTGCCAGCAGTGCGGCAACGTGACCGAACTGCATCAGCCGAAGCTGAGGCAGGCACTCGTCGCGCAGATCGAAGACGCGGGCTACCGCCTCGCCAGCGATGAAATCGAATTGAAGGGATTGTGTTCCGCGTGCCAGGCGGCGGAAGCGGAAGCGGCGGCGGGTTCAGCGGTGGTGGTTGCCGCTAAATAG
- a CDS encoding glutathione S-transferase family protein, with protein MITIWGRTNSVNVQKVLWCCDELVLPYERIDAGLQFGRNNEADYLAMNPTGKIPTLVDDDFVLWESNAILRYLVLQYGEASLLYPAEPRVRASVDRWLDWSLSTLQPAERPVFWALVRTPAAERDSAKLATDFAAVTALWRMLDNHLQARFFLEGEKFTLADIVIGAYAKRWFGLDGVERPPLPNLERWYSRLATRTGFKKYIDFPLT; from the coding sequence ATGATTACGATCTGGGGACGCACCAACTCGGTTAACGTCCAGAAGGTGTTGTGGTGTTGCGATGAACTGGTGCTGCCGTACGAGCGCATCGACGCGGGTCTGCAATTCGGCCGCAACAATGAGGCCGACTATCTCGCGATGAACCCGACCGGCAAGATTCCGACGCTGGTCGACGACGACTTCGTGCTGTGGGAATCGAACGCGATTCTGCGTTATCTGGTGCTGCAATACGGCGAAGCGAGCCTGCTGTATCCGGCCGAGCCGAGAGTCCGCGCGAGTGTCGATCGTTGGCTCGATTGGTCGTTGTCCACGCTGCAGCCCGCTGAGCGTCCGGTGTTCTGGGCGCTCGTGCGCACCCCGGCGGCCGAGCGCGACAGCGCCAAACTCGCCACCGACTTCGCCGCGGTCACCGCGCTGTGGCGCATGCTGGACAACCATCTGCAAGCGCGCTTTTTCCTCGAAGGCGAGAAGTTCACGCTGGCCGATATCGTGATCGGCGCGTACGCGAAACGCTGGTTCGGGCTCGACGGCGTGGAGCGCCCGCCGCTGCCGAATCTGGAACGCTGGTATTCGCGTCTTGCGACGCGCACGGGTTTCAAAAAGTACATTGATTTTCCGCTGACCTGA
- a CDS encoding ATP-binding domain-containing protein, producing the protein MARIVPDDWKSLAATGAAARERETLALLETALSDDYTVYHGVHWTRLNQNFSVFGEADFVIVSPAGRVMIVEQKTGFLRETSKGLVKVHLQTERNVAIALAHTVEGLHRRLTAAFGAGTYFVEELLYCPDHVVKDTSIAGVNPARIVDATRKDRLAAVIREALPVDEARLACAPKIHHFLADELALTPDASALVGQAGTLVTRLAGGLATWARRLEFTPFRLRVIGTAGSGKTQLAVQVMKDAVARGQRPLYVCFNRPLADHIVRVAPPEAKVANYHQLCDWIARDAGREPDFQAGDVFNQLETTFAATPIDARWQFDVLIVDEGQDFQQPWVAALERLLRPGAAWWWLEDPLQNLYMREPVALPGWTTLKETTNYRSPRDILDYVREVVGGSVPVAAALASGSPFDGSDISLSVYDEANAAEGSVDATKRAITQALSLGFRKQDIVVLSFRGREGSAMTALDHLGPHRLRSFTGKYDLFGNPEYREGDVLFESIYRFKGQAAPCVIFTEVDFDTFDERIARKLFVGATRATMKLIMVASQRAARHLRLRDGKEARDTRDARAS; encoded by the coding sequence ATGGCCCGCATTGTCCCCGACGACTGGAAGAGCCTCGCCGCCACCGGCGCGGCGGCCCGCGAACGCGAGACCCTCGCGCTGCTGGAAACGGCGCTGTCCGATGACTACACCGTTTATCACGGCGTGCACTGGACGCGCTTGAACCAGAACTTTTCGGTGTTCGGCGAGGCCGACTTCGTGATCGTCAGCCCGGCCGGACGCGTGATGATCGTCGAACAGAAAACGGGGTTTCTGCGCGAGACGTCGAAAGGCCTCGTCAAGGTGCATCTGCAGACCGAGCGCAATGTGGCGATCGCGCTCGCGCACACTGTCGAGGGATTGCACCGGCGTCTCACCGCGGCGTTCGGCGCAGGCACCTATTTCGTCGAGGAACTGCTGTACTGCCCGGATCATGTTGTCAAAGACACGTCGATTGCCGGCGTGAATCCCGCGCGTATCGTCGACGCGACGCGCAAGGACCGGCTCGCGGCAGTGATTCGCGAGGCGTTGCCGGTGGACGAAGCGCGTCTCGCCTGCGCCCCGAAGATCCATCACTTTCTCGCCGACGAACTCGCGCTCACGCCCGACGCGAGCGCGCTGGTCGGCCAGGCGGGCACGCTCGTCACGCGCCTCGCGGGCGGTCTCGCCACCTGGGCGCGGCGGCTCGAGTTCACGCCGTTCCGCCTGCGCGTGATCGGCACGGCCGGTTCCGGCAAGACGCAACTCGCGGTGCAGGTCATGAAAGACGCGGTGGCGCGCGGGCAGCGGCCGTTGTACGTGTGCTTCAACCGGCCGCTGGCGGACCACATCGTGCGGGTCGCGCCGCCCGAGGCGAAGGTGGCGAACTATCACCAGTTGTGCGACTGGATTGCTCGCGACGCCGGTCGCGAGCCGGACTTCCAGGCCGGCGACGTGTTCAATCAGCTCGAAACGACTTTCGCCGCCACGCCGATCGACGCGCGCTGGCAATTCGACGTGCTGATCGTCGACGAAGGCCAGGACTTCCAGCAGCCGTGGGTGGCCGCGCTCGAACGCCTGCTGCGTCCCGGCGCCGCGTGGTGGTGGCTCGAAGATCCGCTGCAGAATCTCTACATGCGTGAACCGGTGGCGCTGCCCGGCTGGACCACGCTGAAAGAAACCACCAATTACCGCAGTCCGCGCGACATTCTCGACTATGTGCGCGAGGTGGTCGGCGGCTCGGTGCCGGTCGCGGCGGCGCTCGCGTCGGGCAGTCCGTTCGACGGCTCCGACATCTCGCTATCGGTCTACGACGAAGCGAACGCCGCCGAAGGCAGCGTCGACGCCACCAAGCGCGCGATCACCCAGGCGTTGTCGCTCGGCTTTCGCAAACAGGACATCGTGGTGCTGTCGTTTCGCGGCCGCGAAGGGTCGGCGATGACCGCGCTGGATCATCTCGGCCCGCACCGGCTGCGCAGTTTCACCGGCAAATACGATCTGTTCGGCAACCCGGAGTACCGCGAAGGCGACGTGCTGTTCGAGTCGATCTATCGCTTCAAGGGGCAGGCGGCGCCGTGCGTGATTTTCACCGAGGTCGACTTCGACACCTTCGACGAGCGGATCGCGCGCAAGCTGTTCGTCGGCGCAACACGCGCGACGATGAAGCTGATCATGGTCGCCTCGCAGCGAGCCGCGCGGCATCTGCGCTTGCGCGACGGTAAGGAAGCCCGGGACACCAGGGACGCGCGCGCGAGCTAG
- a CDS encoding phosphoribosyltransferase produces the protein MNKPVLPLTYEQLDHWIESLQPALLAERFMLAIGILRGGAPLALMVSHAVGTPVAFLRYDRQSRTVAWDSTLPIPPTGSRVLLCEDIAGRGFTLTDCIAFLQQHGLDVRTLTGAVDDLSRTQPDYAIDARGYFALFPWERQAYTERYRDDWARVEAGAAPAMAEDHEYATYAIDLDGILLPDVPLARYDEDLAAALAERDALLPFDVLPTIDLQRVRTIITGRPELDRARTEVWLERHGFGHLQLVMRTPGTHDESPAGAAAHKAAAALRGGVTHFVESDPVQALLIAQQAPLLRVIWWDAQTQTGLLVGARAWH, from the coding sequence ATGAACAAGCCGGTTTTGCCCTTGACGTACGAACAGCTCGATCACTGGATCGAGTCGTTGCAACCCGCCTTGCTGGCGGAGCGTTTCATGCTCGCGATCGGCATTCTGCGCGGCGGTGCGCCGCTTGCGTTGATGGTGTCGCATGCGGTCGGCACGCCGGTGGCGTTTTTGCGCTACGACCGGCAGTCGCGCACAGTGGCGTGGGATTCGACGCTGCCGATCCCGCCCACGGGTTCGCGCGTGCTGTTATGCGAGGACATCGCGGGACGCGGTTTCACGCTGACGGACTGCATCGCGTTTCTGCAGCAACATGGCCTCGACGTCAGGACGCTGACCGGCGCGGTGGACGACCTGAGCCGCACGCAACCCGACTACGCGATCGACGCACGCGGCTACTTTGCGCTGTTTCCGTGGGAGCGCCAGGCGTACACCGAGCGTTATCGCGACGACTGGGCGCGCGTCGAAGCCGGCGCAGCCCCCGCGATGGCGGAAGACCACGAATATGCGACGTACGCGATCGACCTCGACGGCATTCTGCTGCCCGACGTGCCGCTCGCCCGCTACGATGAAGACCTGGCCGCCGCGCTCGCTGAACGCGACGCGCTGCTGCCGTTCGACGTGCTGCCGACTATCGATCTGCAACGCGTTCGCACGATCATCACCGGGCGACCGGAGCTGGACCGCGCGCGCACCGAGGTGTGGTTGGAGCGGCACGGTTTCGGACATCTGCAACTGGTCATGCGCACGCCCGGCACGCACGACGAAAGTCCCGCCGGCGCCGCCGCTCATAAGGCCGCCGCCGCGTTGCGCGGCGGCGTCACGCATTTTGTCGAGAGCGATCCGGTGCAGGCATTGTTGATCGCACAACAAGCACCGTTGCTGCGCGTGATCTGGTGGGACGCGCAGACGCAAACCGGCCTGCTGGTCGGTGCGCGCGCGTGGCACTGA
- a CDS encoding molybdopterin-dependent oxidoreductase: protein MTKAIATAQGRTAVQRITQSSARIGACWATGLILALAASGAHAQPPSAPSASSVPLTLDVTGKIGKTTDAAHRVYHFTEAQLLALPVHSITTATTWTSRSTFTGPLLADILKTVGATGSEVEIHTLDDYTYSVPVSDCDRYGVVVAYSMNGRRLKISDFGPLFLIYPRDAFPDELTGASGDSKFVWQIKALIVK, encoded by the coding sequence ATGACCAAGGCAATCGCAACGGCGCAGGGCAGAACCGCCGTCCAGAGAATCACGCAGAGCAGCGCACGCATCGGCGCATGCTGGGCGACCGGCCTGATACTCGCGCTGGCCGCATCGGGTGCGCATGCGCAACCGCCATCCGCGCCATCCGCGTCATCGGTGCCGTTAACGCTCGACGTGACGGGCAAGATCGGCAAGACTACCGATGCTGCGCACCGCGTGTATCACTTCACGGAGGCGCAACTGCTCGCGCTGCCGGTCCACTCGATCACCACCGCCACCACATGGACGTCGCGCTCCACCTTCACAGGACCGTTGCTGGCGGATATTCTGAAGACGGTCGGCGCGACCGGCAGCGAAGTCGAGATCCATACGCTCGACGACTATACCTACAGCGTGCCGGTGTCCGACTGCGATCGCTACGGCGTGGTCGTTGCGTACAGCATGAACGGCCGGCGCCTGAAGATCAGCGACTTCGGGCCGCTGTTTCTCATCTATCCGCGCGATGCGTTTCCCGATGAACTCACGGGCGCCTCGGGCGATTCGAAATTCGTATGGCAGATCAAGGCACTCATCGTCAAATAG